From the genome of Malus domestica chromosome 04, GDT2T_hap1, one region includes:
- the LOC103419488 gene encoding serine/threonine-protein kinase EDR1: MKHIFKKLHIGSNHDPTRSNEAAAASPSTVASPSLGSDHHTVSDQTSGNAPASPSSSSPTPAGTLPAGGGGSVESTMTVNRPDYMMSEEEFQVQLALAISASNSDYRDDPEKDQIRAAMLLSLGRNRIESSRDKVEAAAETLSRHYWEFNALDYEEKVVDGFYDVYGLSPDSAIQGKMPSLTNLEANLGSSGFEVSVVNRKVDPVLEELVQIAQCIALDCPVTNVGVLVQRLAELVSERMGGPVKDANVVLARWMERSTELRTSMQTSVLPIGSIAIGLSRHRALLFKVLADNIEMPCRLLKGVHYTGAEDGAVNVIKLEDDREFLVDLMADPGTLVPTDIQSSKDTTFKPYNPNLNKLPTLHSYIDTDIAYPGPKPLHGEGSSQNPALESSSGLERRPSSGKGESFPTFSGASSDSGVGSSGIPNGTTQLDQLSSSAFENSKYNRGNRGAHAGDGGMRMNVNVVPYTQNNSEDPKNLFADLNPFQIKGPGKASMYNKPVENKVEELQKRQNNLASGRPPASLMWKNKYAFNEVPKRKEYDGIFPKINREPNGYNSSSSASTSSTVAEQIKPGGFGSTAHSNMFDRDGDAKSFKGEQPRAPNYLQNNTVDATYQNNEIGSHDPRKFTHDRFMESNLKLKDPESCNSSFDSISSRVEYHSSSSFEDVDVGECEIPWEDLVIGERIGLGSYGEVYHADWHGTEVAVKKFLDQDFSGAALAEFKREVRIMRRLRHPNVVLFMGAVTRPPNLSIITEFLPRGSLYRIIHRPHCQIDEKRRIKMALDVARGMNCLHASTPTIVHRDLKSPNLLVDKNWNVKVGDFGLSRLKHNTFLSSKSTAGTPEWMSPEVLRNENSNEKCDVFSFGVILWELATLKLPWSGMNPMQVVGAVGFQNRRLEIPKELDPLVARIIWECWQTEPNLRPSFSELTVALKPLQRLVIPSNLDHPSSPLRQEISVNYTP, translated from the exons ATGAAGCACATTTTCAAGAAGCTTCACATAGGAAGCAACCACGACCCGACCCGATCGAACGAGGCCGCGGCGGCTTCCCCATCCACCGTGGCCTCGCCCTCGCTCGGTTCCGATCACCATACGGTGTCCGATCAGACGTCAGGGAACGCTCCGGCGAGTCCTTCGTCGTCTTCGCCGACGCCGGCGGGGACCTTGCCGGCTGGGGGAGGTGGCTCTGTGGAGTCGACGATGACTGTGAACCGACCGGACTATATGATGTCGGAAGAGGAGTTTCAAGTCCAGCTTGCTTTAGCGATCAGCGCTTCGAATTCGGACTATCGGGATGATCCGGAGAAGGATCAGATCCGGGCGGCGATGCTGCTGAGCTTGGGCCGCAATCGGATCGAGTCTTCGAGAGATAAGGTCGAGGCGGCGGCGGAGACTTTGTCGCGGCACTATTgg GAGTTCAATGCGCTAGACTATGAGGAGAAAGTGGTTGATGGATTTTATGATGTATATGGACTTTCCCCAGATTCAGCAATTCAAGGAAAAATGCCATCTCTCACAAATCTTGAAGCAAACCTTGGGAGTTCTGGATTTGAAGTTTCAGTAGTAAATCGAAAAGTTGATCCTGTCTTGGAAGAGTTGGTGCAAATTGCACAGTGTATTGCTTTAGACTGTCCTGTCACCAATGTTGGTGTTTTAGTTCAGAGGCTTGCTGAACTCGTTAGCGAACGTATGGGTGGGCCTGTAAAGGATGCAAATGTTGTATTAGCGAGATGGATGGAAAGAAGCACAGAATTGAGGACATCAATGCAAACTAGTGTACTGCCTATTGGATCCATTGCTATTGGTCTCTCCCGACATCGGGCTTTGCTTTTCAAG GTACTAGCTGACAATATCGAGATGCCCTGTAGACTGCTTAAGGGAGTTCATTACACTGGTGCTGAGGACGGTGCAGTTAATGTAATAAAGTTGGAGGATGACAG GGAGTTTTTGGTGGATCTGATGGCTGATCCTGGAACACTCGTACCAACTGACATCCAAAGTTCAAAGGACACTACCTTTAAGCCATATAATCCAAACTTGAACAAACTTCCTACTTTACATTCTTATATCGACACAGATATCGCTTACCCAGGACCAAAGCCATTACATGGAGAGGGAAGCAGCCAAAACCCTGCACTTGAAAGTAGTTCAGGTCTGGAGAGAAGACCGAGTTCAGGGAAAGGAGAATCATTTCCAACATTCTCAGGTGCAAGTAGTGACAGTGGAGTTGGTTCTTCTGGAATACCGAATGGAACAACTCAGTTAGATCAGCTTTCCTCATCAGCCTTCGAAAATTCAAAGTACAACAGAGGGAATCGTGGGGCTCATGCAGGTGATGGTGGTATGAGGATGAATGTAAATGTAGTTCCATATACTCAAAACAACTCTGAGGACCCAAAGAACCTTTTTGCTGATCTTAACCCATTCCAAATAAAAGGACCTGGGAAAGCTTCTATGTATAACAAACCGGTGGAGAATAAAGTTGAAGAGCTTCAGAAAAGACAAAATAATCTTGCTTCTGGTCGACCTCCTGCATCATTGATGTGGAAAAATAAATATGCTTTCAATGAAGTCCCTAAAAGAAAGGAGTATGATGGCATCTTCCCAAAAATAAATCGTGAGCCTAATGGTTACAATTCATCATCTTCAGCTTCGACCAGCTCTACTGTTGCTGAACAGATCAAACCTGGTGGTTTCGGATCAACTGCTCATTCAAATATGTTTGATAGAGATGGCGATGCCAAAAGTTTTAAGGGGGAACAACCCAGGGCTCCGAACTATTTACAGAACAACACAGTAGATGCTACATATCAGAACAATGAAATTGGTTCCCATGATCCTAGAAAGTTCACGCATGACAGATTTATGGAATCCAATTTGAAACTGAAGGATCCAGAAAGTTGTAACTCGTCATTTGATTCCATTTCAAGCAGGGTTGAATATCATTCTAGCTCATCATTTGAGGATGTTGACGTAGGTGAATGTGAAATTCCATGGGAAGACCTGGTTATTGGAGAAAGGATTGGACTAG GTTCATATGGAGAGGTATACCATGCTGATTGGCATGGCACG GAAGTTGCTGTGAAGAAGTTCCTAGATCAGGACTTCTCGGGTGCTGCTTTGGCTGAGTTCAAAAGAGAA GTACGAATAATGCGGAGATTGCGTCATCCAAATGTTGTGCTTTTCATGGGGGCTGTTACACGTCCTCCAAACCTCTCTATCATTACAGAGTTCCTTCCAAG GGGAAGTCTATATCGGATTATCCATCGTCCTCATTGTCAAATTGATGAGAAACGTAGAATAAAGATGGCTCTTGATGTG GCAAGGGGTATGAATTGCTTGCATGCCAGTACACCGACGATTGTCCACCgggatttgaagtctccaaatCTGCTGGTTGATAAGAACTGGAATGTGAAG GTTGGTGATTTTGGATTGTCGCGCTTGAAACACAACACTTTCTTGTCGTCCAAATCAACTGCTGGAACG CCTGAGTGGATGTCACCTGAAGTTCTCCGCAACGAAAACTCAAATGAAAA GTGCGACGTATTTAGCTTTGGAGTCATTTTGTGGGAGCTTGCAACTCTAAAATTGCCTTGGAGTGGCATGAACCCAATGCAAGTCGTCGGTGCAGTGGGTTTCCAGAATCGTCGCCTTGAGATCCCCAAGGAACTTGATCCCCTTGTTGCAAGGATAATTTGGGAATGTTGGCAGAC CGAACCAAACTTGCGCCCCTCGTTCTCCGAGCTCACGGTAGCTCTCAAGCCCTTGCAGCGGCTTGTCATTCCGTCGAATCTGGACCACCCGAGCTCACCTCTCCGGCAAGAAATCTCAGTAAATTATACACCTTGA
- the LOC103408647 gene encoding uncharacterized protein, whose translation MDSKLITLRPFKLSDADDLMSYAGDDQVTRSLRWKTLTTKDEALTFIKDVCIPHPWRRSICIDDRSIGFVTVFPGSSDDRHKADLGYAIAAKYWGQGITTKAVEVAISQVFKDSPSLVRLQAFADVENKASQRVLEKAGFQKEGVLRRYGYLKGNIKDLVIYSLLSTD comes from the coding sequence ATGGACTCAAAATTGATCACTCTCCGGCCATTCAAGCTATCCGATGCCGATGATCTCATGTCATACGCCGGAGATGATCAAGTGACGCGATCCCTCCGATGGAAGACGTTGACAACCAAAGACGAAGCGTTGACCTTCATCAAGGATGTGTGCATCCCCCACCCATGGCGCCGGTCAATATGCATCGACGACCGTTCGATCGGATTCGTAACCGTCTTTCCAGGATCAAGTGATGACAGGCATAAGGCAGATTTAGGGTATGCCATAGCTGCAAAGTATTGGGGCCAAGGGATAACCACCAAAGCAGTTGAGGTTGCCATCTCTCAAGTTTTCAAGGACTCCCCTAGTTTGGTCAGGTTGCAAGCTTTCGCTGACGTGGAGAACAAGGCATCTCAGAGGGTTTTGGAGAAAGCTGGGTTCCAGAAGGAGGGTGTGTTGAGGAGATATGGATATCTCAAGGGAAATATAAAAGATTTGGTAATTTATAGTTTGCTATCAACAGATTAA
- the LOC103434316 gene encoding aspartic proteinase nepenthesin-1-like → MASTSTTLILLTFSFLIFQCQPFTLTVKREFSGFYYAEVYLGNPPVKANLVIDTGSGPVWVQTNQCVQCFNITYHGFDPKKSSTFRPMPSKHPLCVPIELQPEEAYCEYDIGYAGAQYTRGYYGIDLFTFNTAVAEHQEAIEVAFGLGLFNKIQDFADHDHHPNIMAGVLGIGRIHPSSFLLQLSAITQMKFSYCLPRRNGDEAALHFGIDAELRHHANVQTIPILGSDNDFYYVNMTGISVAGSVLPIDSALFSYAGMGVAIDSGSLYTMFISPVYKIVKE, encoded by the coding sequence ATGGCATCCACATCCACTACTCTCATACTTCTAACTTTCAGCTTTCTTATTTTCCAATGCCAACCCTTCACCTTGACCGTGAAAAGAGAGTTTTCCGGGTTTTACTACGCGGAGGTCTACCTTGGTAATCCACCGGTGAAGGCCAATTTGGTTATAGACACGGGCAGTGGTCCTGTTTGGGTTCAGACGAATCAGTGCGTCCAATGCTTTAATATCACCTACCATGGTTTCGATCCAAAAAAATCCTCCACCTTTCGCCCTATGCCTTCCAAACACCCTCTCTGTGTCCCAATCGAGCTCCAACCTGAGGAAGCCTATTGTGAGTATGACATAGGATACGCCGGTGCTCAGTACACCCGCGGCTACTACGGCATCGACCTCTTCACGTTCAACACTGCTGTAGCGGAACATCAAGAAGCCATCGAGGTTGCGTTTGGCCTTGGCCTATTCAACAAAATTCAAGACTTTGCAGACCACGACCACCACCCCAATATCATGGCCGGGGTTCTCGGAATAGGAAGGATCCACCCCTCCAGCTTTCTACTGCAGCTCAGTGCAATAACACAAATGAAGTTTTCGTACTGCTTGCCGAGGAGAAACGGAGATGAGGCCGCCCTGCATTTCGGCATCGATGCGGAGCTCCGTCATCATGCCAACGTGCAAACAATCCCCATCCTCGGGTCCGACAATGATTTTTACTACGTCAACATGACAGGAATTAGTGTGGCTGGATCAGTTCTTCCAATAGACTCGGCGTTGTTCAGTTATGCCGGCATGGGAGTTGCCATAGATTCGGGGTCGCTGTACACTATGTTCATTAGCCCTGTGTATAAGATCGTGAAAGAGTAA